In Pseudomonas mohnii, the following are encoded in one genomic region:
- a CDS encoding heavy metal translocating P-type ATPase, with product MNQENKLKPVLRLHVQKKEECCGSDHQHGSVNAAEPKHHKEHGHDHEHEHEHEHEHAHDHANACCAHGTQATDGVAITKSSPAPKGTSRVRYRIDKMDCPTEERLIRNRLEPMAGIVRLDFNLLNRELTVHHRLDDPQPIVTALVALDMGPSLIEAGAAPSAVPPALSAKLKGLLAISGLAAIAAEVIAWTTGQEGSWPVMVLAALSILSAGLPTLKKGWIAVKNLTLNIYFLMSLAVVGALIIGKWPEAAMVVFLFAVAEAIEALSLERARNAIKSLTALAPETAEVMTDGGWKDHPVASVLLGSRIRVRTGSRVPLDARIDSGRAALDQAPITGESLPVDKQVGDPLYAGSIVTDGVVEATVTAVAGESTLARIAAAIQDAQSQRAPTQRFVDEFARYYTPAVVVLALLVAVLGPVLIGGTWGDWLYQALVLLVIACPCALVVSTPITVVSGLAAAAKHGILIKGGAYLESGRLLKVVALDKTGTLTQGKPVLTDNEPFGDLPIEMALQIAASLDEHSTHPVAKALVSGWKLQQPDAATLPVEDFGVLNGRGVKGNIDGQSWHLGNHRLVEELGVCSPALEARLSLLENAGKTVIVLCAASGPVAIFAVADTVRPESFAAVTALKALNVVPVMLTGDNPATAKSIAAQLGIQDARGNLMPEDKQAAVAELKRRFGTVGMVGDGVNDAPALAQADIGFAMGAAGTATALETADVAIMDDDPRKIADFISLSRRCASVLKQNIGLALGIKVVFLALALSGHATLWMAVFADMGASLLVVFNGLRLLRR from the coding sequence ATGAACCAGGAAAACAAGCTCAAGCCGGTCCTCCGTCTTCACGTACAGAAGAAAGAAGAGTGTTGCGGATCTGACCATCAACATGGGTCTGTTAATGCTGCTGAACCCAAGCATCACAAAGAACATGGTCACGACCATGAGCATGAGCATGAGCATGAGCATGAGCATGCTCACGATCATGCCAATGCGTGCTGTGCTCATGGCACGCAAGCTACTGATGGTGTTGCGATTACTAAGAGTAGCCCTGCCCCGAAAGGGACCAGTAGAGTTCGCTACCGCATCGATAAAATGGATTGCCCTACAGAGGAGCGCTTGATCCGCAACCGACTGGAGCCGATGGCCGGAATTGTTCGGCTCGACTTCAACCTCCTGAATCGTGAGTTGACCGTGCATCACCGCTTGGATGATCCGCAGCCAATCGTCACCGCATTAGTCGCGTTGGACATGGGGCCGAGCCTGATCGAAGCCGGTGCCGCGCCATCGGCGGTTCCCCCGGCCCTGAGCGCAAAACTAAAAGGATTGCTGGCCATCAGTGGCCTGGCTGCTATCGCCGCTGAAGTCATCGCGTGGACAACCGGACAAGAAGGTTCTTGGCCGGTTATGGTGCTTGCGGCTCTTTCCATTCTGAGCGCTGGTTTGCCCACCCTCAAAAAGGGTTGGATTGCAGTTAAGAACCTCACTCTGAACATCTATTTTCTGATGTCGTTGGCTGTCGTTGGTGCTCTCATCATCGGTAAATGGCCCGAAGCCGCGATGGTGGTTTTCCTTTTCGCCGTTGCTGAGGCTATCGAAGCACTTTCTCTGGAGCGCGCGCGGAACGCGATCAAGTCGCTGACCGCGTTGGCGCCAGAAACCGCTGAAGTCATGACTGATGGCGGCTGGAAAGACCATCCGGTGGCGAGTGTATTACTTGGTAGTCGTATTCGGGTTCGCACGGGTTCGCGAGTACCCTTGGATGCCCGCATAGACTCAGGTCGCGCCGCACTGGACCAAGCTCCAATTACCGGCGAAAGCCTACCTGTTGATAAGCAGGTCGGGGACCCACTTTACGCTGGCAGTATCGTTACCGACGGCGTGGTTGAAGCGACTGTGACGGCCGTAGCAGGAGAAAGTACTCTTGCTCGTATCGCGGCAGCCATACAAGACGCGCAGTCTCAACGAGCCCCTACTCAGCGATTTGTAGATGAGTTTGCACGTTATTACACCCCGGCTGTAGTGGTTCTTGCCCTCTTGGTCGCTGTCTTGGGCCCTGTACTGATCGGTGGAACCTGGGGCGATTGGCTTTATCAGGCCCTGGTCCTGTTAGTGATCGCCTGCCCATGTGCCTTGGTGGTTTCAACGCCAATTACCGTCGTCAGTGGGCTAGCCGCGGCTGCCAAGCATGGCATTTTGATTAAAGGCGGTGCATACCTTGAAAGCGGCCGACTACTTAAGGTTGTGGCGCTCGACAAGACCGGCACCTTGACCCAAGGCAAGCCGGTACTGACCGATAACGAGCCGTTTGGTGATCTGCCCATCGAGATGGCTTTGCAGATCGCAGCTAGCCTCGACGAACACAGTACACACCCAGTGGCGAAGGCCTTGGTCAGCGGATGGAAATTACAGCAACCGGATGCGGCGACTCTGCCGGTTGAGGACTTCGGCGTACTCAACGGTCGTGGCGTCAAAGGCAATATCGACGGTCAATCGTGGCACCTGGGTAACCACCGCTTGGTTGAAGAGTTGGGCGTATGCTCGCCGGCCCTTGAGGCCCGATTGTCGCTACTGGAAAACGCAGGAAAAACTGTAATCGTGCTCTGCGCGGCCAGCGGTCCAGTAGCGATTTTTGCTGTGGCTGACACCGTAAGGCCTGAAAGCTTTGCTGCCGTAACTGCTCTGAAAGCGTTGAATGTCGTACCGGTGATGCTCACGGGTGACAACCCTGCAACCGCCAAGTCCATCGCCGCTCAGCTCGGCATACAGGATGCACGCGGAAACCTCATGCCGGAGGATAAACAAGCCGCCGTCGCTGAACTCAAACGCCGCTTTGGTACTGTTGGCATGGTGGGCGATGGTGTGAACGATGCTCCAGCATTGGCGCAAGCCGACATTGGTTTTGCGATGGGGGCCGCAGGGACTGCCACAGCCCTTGAAACGGCTGATGTCGCCATCATGGATGACGACCCACGCAAGATTGCTGATTTTATTAGCCTGAGTCGTCGATGTGCCTCTGTTTTGAAGCAAAACATCGGACTGGCCTTGGGTATCAAAGTTGTATTTTTGGCGCTTGCATTGTCCGGCCACGCTACGTTGTGGATGGCTGTTTTCGCCGATATGGGAGCGAGCCTGCTGGTCGTATTCAACGGACTGCGGCTACTGCGTCGGTGA